The Ranitomeya imitator isolate aRanImi1 chromosome 3, aRanImi1.pri, whole genome shotgun sequence genome has a window encoding:
- the LOC138671426 gene encoding zinc finger protein 517-like isoform X2, translating to MRGEGAVTFEDVAVRFSEEEWHVLRSQQKDLYREVMADNLRNLTSLGLTFSSPEIVVKMERGEGPSLEAAGERMVNGGAVCAAVDDAVEDAAGVVVEDAAEDAAGVVRGAGPPGVLGTRRSLRLVKRNSGHRTDIKRRGLRTDGPSGPRAAAPCGRRSSSPASCRTDAAPETPDSEGQSHTCARCGESWSRLLDFLSHQTGTCQERPHRCSVCAKTFAKKQHLSAHRRTHTEERPYTCQQCGRSFRQNSTLTTHLWSHAGHKPFHCSCCTKSFSRKTDLVAHMRRHTGERPYECPYCWDRFIRKKSLQRHLQKHTGESLRAGWQTDYSRRKQSPSLTEEPPAEEVSARPTTEPARELRLHWGTERRVEHADCAPTLLPLQELIQLSQPVKMEEEEEDERPAAPALMEQSTQTENKRPSRLQQEMLRELKRFRRSAAQAQRERDLMRAALDQMGQEMKELKEMVASLCSPTGYRSSAQPSAILVQNSCPVWSRPLEDRHSTESSRASPESSLQCGNGYPLEAITEQSREQVSWMYENPLHDEDDMLPTTTIKREEEGEDEDEELSLSPEAGYYPQYDSCRIGERLPNIPLQPLSAEMEWGLLSRSAGKPGRFAALVFRALVPFDIYKGWVNRVNLDGLRGRQGMPLNVKRRVMAVVERHFILRKVDHSEIRNRLNEQLRTRRKSDKLTQPGQPEIQPLHR from the exons ATGAGGGGAGAG GGAGCGGTCACCTTCGAGGACGTGGCGGTGCGGTTCTCAGAGGAGGAGTGGCACGTTCTCCGCTCTCAGCAGAAGGATCTGTACAGAGAAGTGATGGCCGACAACTTACGCAACCTGACATCTCTGG GACTGACGTTTTCGTCCCCGGAGATCGTGGTGAAGATGGAGCGCGGGGAGGGTCCGAGCCTCGAGGCTGCAG GTGAGCGGATGGTAAACGGTGGCGCTGTGTGTGCGGCAGTGGACGATGCTGTGGAGGACGCTGCGGGGGTCGTTGTGGAGGACGCTGCGGAGGACGCTGCGGGGGTCGTTAGGGGCGCCGGCCCCCCGGGGGTCCTCGGCACTAGAAGATCTTTGCGATTAGTGAAGCGGAATTCCGGACACCGGACAGATATAAAGAGACGGGGTCTGCGGACGGACGGTCCTTCGGGCCCCCGGGCTGCTGCTCCGTGCGGCCGCCGCTCCTCGTCCCCCGCGTCCTGTAGGACAGATGCCGCCCCGGAGACCCCGGACAGTGAGGGACAATCTCACACCTGCGCTCGGTGCGGAGAGAGCTGGAGCCGCCTCCTCGACTTCCTGAGCCACCAGACGGGCACCTGCCAGGAGCGGCCGCACCGCTGCAGCGTCTGCGCCAAGACCTTCGCCAAGAAGCAGCATCTGAGCGCCCACCGCAGGACGCACACGGAGGAGCGGCCCTACACCTGCCAGCAGTGCGGCCGCAGCTTCCGGCAGAACTCCACCCTCACCACCCACCTGTGGAGCCACGCCGGCCACAAGCCCTTCCACTGCTCCTGCTGCACCAAGAGCTTCAGCCGCAAGACTGACCTGGTGGCGCACATGCGGAGGCACACGGGCGAGCGGCCCTACGAGTGCCCCTACTGCTGGGACCGCTTCATCCGCAAGAAGTCTCTGCAGCGCCACCTGCAGAAGCACACGGGGGAGAGCCTGAGGGCCGGCTGGCAGACCGACTACTCCCGACGGAAGCAGAGCCCCAGCCTGACCGAGGAGCCCCCCGCGGAGGAGGTGTCAGCGCGTCCAACAACAGAGCCTGCCAGGGAG CTGCGCCTCCACTGGGGTACGGAGAGGAGGGTGGAGCATGCAGATTGCGCACCGACACTGCTGCCTCTGCAGGAGCTCATTCAGTTGTCACAACCAGtgaaaatggaggaggaagaggaggatgagcgTCCGGCGGCTCCTGCCCTTATGGAGCAGAGCACACAGACAGAG AACAAGAGGCCCAGCCGGCTACAGCAGGAGATGCTACGGGAGCTCAAGAGGTTCCGCAGGAGTGCGGCTCAGGCGCAGCGTGAGCGGGACCTTATGAGGGCTGCCTTGGACCAGATGGGCCAAGAGATGAAGGAGCTGAAGGAGATGGTGGCCTCGCTCTGCTCCCCCACCGGCTACCGCTCTTCAGCCCAGCCGTCCGCCATCTTGGTGCAGAACTCATGTCCAGTGTGGAGCCGGCCCCTGGAGGATCGACACTCCACCGAGTCCAGCCGGGCATCTCCGGAGAGCAGCCTGCAGTGCGGAAACGGCTACCCGCTGGAGGCCATTACTGAGCAGAGCCGCGAGCAGGTGTCCTGGATGTACGAGAATCCCCTCCATGACGAGGACGACATGttgcccaccaccaccatcaaacgtgaggaggagggggaggatgaggatgaggagctcAGCCTGTCCCCCGAGGCCGGATACTACCCCCAATATGACTCCTGCAGGATCGGGGAGCGTCTCCCTAACATCCCCCTGCAGCCGCTCAGCGCAGAGATGGAGTGGGGCCTCCTGAGCCGAAGCGCGGGGAAGCCGGGGAGGTTTGCGGCCCTGGTCTTCCGGGCCCTGGTCCCCTTTGACATCTACAAGGGTTGGGTGAATAGAGTGAACCTGGACGGCCTAAGAGGGCGACAGGGGATGCCGCTGAATGTGAAGAGGCGGGTGATGGCCGTGGTGGAGCGTCACTTCATCCTGCGCAAGGTGGATCACAGCGAGATCCGCAACAGACTGAACGAACAGCTGCGCACCCGGCGCAAGAGCGACAAACTCACCCAACCTGGACAGCCCGAAATACAGCCCCTCCACAGGTAG
- the LOC138671426 gene encoding uncharacterized protein isoform X1 yields the protein MERGEGPSLEAAGERMVNGGAVCAAVDDAVEDAAGVVVEDAAEDAAGVVRGAGPPGVLGTRRSLRLVKRNSGHRTDIKRRGLRTDGPSGPRAAAPCGRRSSSPASCRTDAAPETPDSEGQSHTCARCGESWSRLLDFLSHQTGTCQERPHRCSVCAKTFAKKQHLSAHRRTHTEERPYTCQQCGRSFRQNSTLTTHLWSHAGHKPFHCSCCTKSFSRKTDLVAHMRRHTGERPYECPYCWDRFIRKKSLQRHLQKHTGESLRAGWQTDYSRRKQSPSLTEEPPAEEVSARPTTEPARELRLHWGTERRVEHADCAPTLLPLQELIQLSQPVKMEEEEEDERPAAPALMEQSTQTENKRPSRLQQEMLRELKRFRRSAAQAQRERDLMRAALDQMGQEMKELKEMVASLCSPTGYRSSAQPSAILVQNSCPVWSRPLEDRHSTESSRASPESSLQCGNGYPLEAITEQSREQVSWMYENPLHDEDDMLPTTTIKREEEGEDEDEELSLSPEAGYYPQYDSCRIGERLPNIPLQPLSAEMEWGLLSRSAGKPGRFAALVFRALVPFDIYKGWVNRVNLDGLRGRQGMPLNVKRRVMAVVERHFILRKVDHSEIRNRLNEQLRTRRKSDKLTQPGQPEIQPLHR from the exons ATGGAGCGCGGGGAGGGTCCGAGCCTCGAGGCTGCAG GTGAGCGGATGGTAAACGGTGGCGCTGTGTGTGCGGCAGTGGACGATGCTGTGGAGGACGCTGCGGGGGTCGTTGTGGAGGACGCTGCGGAGGACGCTGCGGGGGTCGTTAGGGGCGCCGGCCCCCCGGGGGTCCTCGGCACTAGAAGATCTTTGCGATTAGTGAAGCGGAATTCCGGACACCGGACAGATATAAAGAGACGGGGTCTGCGGACGGACGGTCCTTCGGGCCCCCGGGCTGCTGCTCCGTGCGGCCGCCGCTCCTCGTCCCCCGCGTCCTGTAGGACAGATGCCGCCCCGGAGACCCCGGACAGTGAGGGACAATCTCACACCTGCGCTCGGTGCGGAGAGAGCTGGAGCCGCCTCCTCGACTTCCTGAGCCACCAGACGGGCACCTGCCAGGAGCGGCCGCACCGCTGCAGCGTCTGCGCCAAGACCTTCGCCAAGAAGCAGCATCTGAGCGCCCACCGCAGGACGCACACGGAGGAGCGGCCCTACACCTGCCAGCAGTGCGGCCGCAGCTTCCGGCAGAACTCCACCCTCACCACCCACCTGTGGAGCCACGCCGGCCACAAGCCCTTCCACTGCTCCTGCTGCACCAAGAGCTTCAGCCGCAAGACTGACCTGGTGGCGCACATGCGGAGGCACACGGGCGAGCGGCCCTACGAGTGCCCCTACTGCTGGGACCGCTTCATCCGCAAGAAGTCTCTGCAGCGCCACCTGCAGAAGCACACGGGGGAGAGCCTGAGGGCCGGCTGGCAGACCGACTACTCCCGACGGAAGCAGAGCCCCAGCCTGACCGAGGAGCCCCCCGCGGAGGAGGTGTCAGCGCGTCCAACAACAGAGCCTGCCAGGGAG CTGCGCCTCCACTGGGGTACGGAGAGGAGGGTGGAGCATGCAGATTGCGCACCGACACTGCTGCCTCTGCAGGAGCTCATTCAGTTGTCACAACCAGtgaaaatggaggaggaagaggaggatgagcgTCCGGCGGCTCCTGCCCTTATGGAGCAGAGCACACAGACAGAG AACAAGAGGCCCAGCCGGCTACAGCAGGAGATGCTACGGGAGCTCAAGAGGTTCCGCAGGAGTGCGGCTCAGGCGCAGCGTGAGCGGGACCTTATGAGGGCTGCCTTGGACCAGATGGGCCAAGAGATGAAGGAGCTGAAGGAGATGGTGGCCTCGCTCTGCTCCCCCACCGGCTACCGCTCTTCAGCCCAGCCGTCCGCCATCTTGGTGCAGAACTCATGTCCAGTGTGGAGCCGGCCCCTGGAGGATCGACACTCCACCGAGTCCAGCCGGGCATCTCCGGAGAGCAGCCTGCAGTGCGGAAACGGCTACCCGCTGGAGGCCATTACTGAGCAGAGCCGCGAGCAGGTGTCCTGGATGTACGAGAATCCCCTCCATGACGAGGACGACATGttgcccaccaccaccatcaaacgtgaggaggagggggaggatgaggatgaggagctcAGCCTGTCCCCCGAGGCCGGATACTACCCCCAATATGACTCCTGCAGGATCGGGGAGCGTCTCCCTAACATCCCCCTGCAGCCGCTCAGCGCAGAGATGGAGTGGGGCCTCCTGAGCCGAAGCGCGGGGAAGCCGGGGAGGTTTGCGGCCCTGGTCTTCCGGGCCCTGGTCCCCTTTGACATCTACAAGGGTTGGGTGAATAGAGTGAACCTGGACGGCCTAAGAGGGCGACAGGGGATGCCGCTGAATGTGAAGAGGCGGGTGATGGCCGTGGTGGAGCGTCACTTCATCCTGCGCAAGGTGGATCACAGCGAGATCCGCAACAGACTGAACGAACAGCTGCGCACCCGGCGCAAGAGCGACAAACTCACCCAACCTGGACAGCCCGAAATACAGCCCCTCCACAGGTAG